The Cystobacter ferrugineus genome includes a window with the following:
- a CDS encoding ABC transporter permease, protein MKRVVRVDLLEGARIALFSLSANRMRTVLTTVGIGIGVATLLAIVGIIQGLNSSFDKQLASMGTNSLYVSKFPWVMTGDWWMYRNRKNFTLPQLEQIRAQSSYISGMSPVVNRVGDVAFNGEQVSTVEITGATHEYLSVAAYQLQSGRPLTEADDAVTRPVVVLGSSVVSSLFSGLNPVGRTVRIDGRPFQVVGTLASKGKLLGNDQDLKVVMPFKTFYSTFGKGRPFSIAISIERPEDMKKAEDQLVGILRRVRSTPPGAPDDFSINKPEMMAKTYEQLTGALFGVAVGVGFITLLVGGIGIMNIMLVSVRERTREIGIRRALGARKRTIVLQFLMEASAVSALGGLTGTIVGLGTAKILSMLTPLAADVQWATVVGGVLFAALVGLLFGIWPAARAANLDPVEALRYE, encoded by the coding sequence ATGAAGCGGGTGGTGAGGGTGGACCTGTTGGAGGGGGCGCGCATCGCGCTCTTCTCGCTGAGCGCCAACCGGATGCGCACGGTGCTCACCACGGTGGGCATCGGCATTGGCGTGGCCACGCTGCTGGCCATTGTCGGCATCATCCAGGGGCTCAACAGCTCCTTCGACAAGCAGCTCGCCAGCATGGGCACCAACTCCCTCTACGTCTCCAAGTTCCCCTGGGTGATGACGGGGGACTGGTGGATGTACCGCAACCGCAAGAACTTCACCCTGCCGCAGCTCGAGCAGATCCGCGCGCAGTCCAGCTACATCTCCGGGATGTCGCCGGTGGTGAACCGCGTGGGAGACGTGGCCTTCAATGGCGAGCAGGTGTCCACCGTGGAGATCACCGGCGCCACGCACGAGTACCTGTCCGTCGCCGCCTATCAGCTCCAGTCCGGCCGGCCCCTCACCGAGGCGGATGACGCCGTGACGCGGCCGGTGGTCGTGCTCGGCTCCAGCGTGGTGAGCTCGCTCTTCTCCGGGCTCAATCCCGTGGGCCGCACGGTGCGCATCGATGGCCGCCCCTTCCAGGTGGTGGGCACGCTCGCGTCCAAGGGCAAGCTGCTGGGCAATGATCAGGATCTCAAGGTGGTCATGCCCTTCAAGACGTTCTACTCCACCTTCGGCAAGGGCCGGCCCTTCAGCATCGCCATCTCCATCGAGCGCCCCGAGGACATGAAGAAGGCGGAGGATCAGCTCGTGGGCATCCTGCGGCGCGTGCGCTCCACGCCCCCGGGTGCCCCGGACGACTTCTCCATCAACAAGCCGGAGATGATGGCCAAGACGTACGAGCAGCTCACCGGCGCGCTCTTCGGCGTGGCGGTGGGGGTGGGCTTCATCACCCTGCTGGTGGGCGGCATCGGCATCATGAACATCATGCTCGTGTCGGTGCGCGAGCGGACGCGGGAGATCGGCATCCGCCGCGCGCTCGGGGCACGCAAGCGCACCATCGTGCTGCAGTTCCTCATGGAGGCCTCGGCCGTGTCCGCGCTCGGGGGTCTGACGGGCACGATCGTGGGTCTGGGCACGGCGAAGATCCTCTCGATGCTCACCCCCCTGGCCGCGGACGTGCAGTGGGCCACCGTCGTGGGCGGCGTGCTCTTCGCCGCGCTGGTGGGCCTGTTGTTCGGCATCTGGCCGGCGGCGCGCGCGGCCAACCTGGATCCCGTGGAAGCGCTTCGCTACGAATGA
- a CDS encoding ABC transporter permease: MLRRFRASWLAATDNLRLAVGTFLGNPLRSLLTLLGIVIGVMTVITMMALIEGLRLKVNKDLSQLGANTFQVSKWPVGFGRVNWRKYAMRQNMTLEDVRAILETCPSVLQVSASDSEGGQKLSTANMETRPSVDVTGATPEYLETSGISIASGRFFGPVDEVDGRQVVVLGMDVVDALFPGMNPIGQQLRIKGRPFTVVGVTQRRGSFLGMVSMDNEVFVPLRVYKLLYGAGGSLQLSVQATSPELLSKAQEEVTNLMRRRREVAPLEPNDFEIHTNESMTQTFNSLSQVITIASFGVCLLSLVVGGIGILNIMLVSVTERTKEIGIRKALGARKARILGQFATEAVMMALLGGAIGVGLGFGLAFLVRWVLGFNTVVPAWAVFLSLGMSSGVGLIFGIYPAARAARLDPVEAMRTE, encoded by the coding sequence ATGCTCCGACGCTTCCGCGCTTCCTGGCTCGCGGCCACCGACAACCTGCGGCTCGCCGTGGGCACCTTCCTGGGCAACCCCCTGCGCTCGCTGCTCACGCTGCTGGGCATCGTCATCGGGGTCATGACGGTCATCACCATGATGGCGCTCATCGAGGGGTTGCGCCTCAAGGTGAACAAGGATCTGTCCCAGCTCGGCGCCAACACCTTCCAGGTGAGCAAGTGGCCCGTGGGCTTCGGCCGGGTGAACTGGCGCAAGTACGCCATGCGCCAGAACATGACGCTCGAGGACGTGCGCGCCATCCTGGAGACGTGTCCCTCGGTGCTCCAGGTGTCCGCGTCGGACAGCGAGGGGGGACAGAAGCTGTCCACCGCGAACATGGAGACGCGGCCCTCGGTGGACGTCACCGGCGCCACCCCCGAGTACCTGGAGACGAGTGGCATCAGCATCGCCTCGGGGCGTTTCTTCGGCCCGGTGGACGAGGTGGATGGGCGTCAGGTGGTGGTGCTGGGCATGGACGTGGTGGACGCGCTCTTCCCGGGCATGAATCCCATCGGCCAGCAACTGCGCATCAAGGGCCGGCCCTTCACCGTGGTGGGCGTCACGCAGCGGCGCGGCAGCTTCCTGGGCATGGTGAGCATGGACAACGAGGTCTTCGTGCCCCTGCGCGTCTACAAGCTGCTCTATGGCGCGGGTGGCTCGCTGCAGCTCTCGGTGCAGGCCACCTCGCCGGAGCTGTTGTCCAAGGCGCAGGAGGAGGTGACCAACCTCATGCGCCGCCGGCGCGAGGTGGCCCCGCTCGAGCCCAACGACTTCGAGATCCACACCAACGAGTCGATGACCCAGACCTTCAACAGCCTCTCCCAGGTCATCACCATCGCCAGCTTCGGCGTGTGCCTGCTGTCGCTCGTGGTGGGCGGCATCGGCATCCTCAACATCATGCTGGTGTCGGTGACGGAGCGGACCAAGGAGATCGGCATCCGCAAGGCGCTGGGCGCGCGCAAGGCACGCATCCTCGGCCAGTTCGCCACCGAGGCGGTGATGATGGCGCTGTTGGGCGGCGCCATCGGCGTGGGACTGGGCTTCGGACTGGCCTTCCTCGTGCGCTGGGTGCTGGGCTTCAACACCGTGGTGCCCGCCTGGGCCGTGTTCCTCTCGCTGGGGATGAGCTCGGGCGTGGGGCTCATCTTCGGCATCTACCCCGCGGCGCGCGCCGCGAGGTTGGATCCCGTCGAGGCCATGCGTACGGAGTAG
- the mtgA gene encoding monofunctional biosynthetic peptidoglycan transglycosylase → MSSRTIKLKQQGPPSGRTKTSKTSPGSKTPKPSKAPKAASSSPGLRWPGRILGALFLGLVAFASYEYARLPDAEPLLKQNPKTTALIEQRAEEARAANQKPRRRQTWVSLSNVSKHAIAAVVLSEDASFFLHEGVDTKELENALDDAVRQGKLGRGASTITQQLAKNLWLSTDRSLLRKAKELVLTWRLEKALPKRRILALYLNVVEWGNGVYGIEAGAREHFGVSAAELSPAQGALLASMLPAPRRRSPASGSPALKRRAHWVIEQMQGVKRLDAQQAAAAHAEIDALMSGKKADGAGDDEET, encoded by the coding sequence ATGAGCAGCCGGACCATCAAGCTGAAGCAGCAGGGCCCCCCCTCGGGCCGGACGAAGACGAGCAAGACGTCCCCCGGGAGCAAGACACCCAAGCCCTCCAAGGCGCCCAAGGCGGCCTCCTCCTCCCCGGGGCTCCGGTGGCCGGGCCGGATCCTGGGCGCGCTGTTCCTGGGGCTCGTGGCGTTCGCGTCCTACGAGTACGCGCGCCTTCCGGACGCCGAGCCGCTGCTCAAGCAGAACCCGAAGACGACGGCCCTCATCGAGCAGCGCGCCGAGGAGGCGCGCGCGGCCAACCAGAAGCCCCGGCGCCGGCAGACCTGGGTGAGCCTGTCCAACGTGTCCAAGCACGCCATCGCCGCGGTGGTGCTCTCCGAGGACGCGAGCTTCTTCCTCCATGAAGGTGTGGACACCAAGGAGTTGGAGAACGCCCTGGATGATGCGGTCCGCCAGGGGAAGCTGGGACGGGGGGCCTCCACCATCACCCAGCAACTGGCCAAGAACCTGTGGCTGTCCACGGACCGCAGCCTCTTGCGCAAGGCGAAGGAGCTGGTGCTCACGTGGCGGCTGGAGAAGGCGCTGCCCAAGCGCCGCATCCTCGCGCTCTACCTGAACGTGGTGGAGTGGGGGAACGGGGTGTACGGAATCGAGGCGGGCGCCCGGGAGCACTTCGGGGTTTCCGCCGCGGAGCTCAGCCCGGCGCAGGGGGCCCTCCTCGCGTCCATGCTGCCCGCGCCCCGGCGGCGCTCGCCGGCCTCGGGCTCGCCGGCCCTCAAGCGGCGCGCCCACTGGGTCATCGAGCAGATGCAGGGGGTGAAGCGGCTCGACGCGCAGCAGGCCGCCGCCGCGCACGCGGAGATCGACGCGCTGATGAGCGGCAAGAAGGCGGACGGGGCCGGGGACGACGAGGAGACGTGA
- a CDS encoding ABC transporter ATP-binding protein, which yields MSTAALPGDARLIDVRDVTRVFHVGGEEVRALRGVSFGIRRGEWVAIIGQSGSGKSTLMNVLGCLDTPTSGSYLLNGKDVSHMVDDELAVVRNEEIGFIFQTFQLLPRETALANVELPLVYRGLGAKERRERARAALAKVHLEHRMHHRPNELSGGQRQRVAIARALVAEPSMLLADEPTGNLDSATGEEIVRLFEELHRAGNTLVLVTHEPKLAARCPRAIRISDGQIVADGPGREVALGHGAPLQAVEGA from the coding sequence GTGAGCACGGCGGCGCTCCCGGGTGACGCCCGGCTCATCGACGTGCGGGACGTGACGCGCGTCTTCCACGTGGGCGGCGAGGAGGTGCGCGCGCTGCGCGGCGTCTCCTTCGGCATCCGCCGGGGCGAGTGGGTGGCCATCATCGGCCAGTCCGGCTCGGGCAAGAGCACGCTCATGAACGTGCTGGGCTGCCTGGACACGCCCACCAGCGGCAGCTACCTGCTCAACGGCAAGGACGTGTCGCACATGGTCGACGACGAGCTGGCCGTGGTGCGCAACGAGGAGATCGGCTTCATCTTCCAGACGTTCCAGCTCCTGCCGCGCGAGACGGCGCTGGCCAACGTGGAGCTGCCCCTGGTGTACCGGGGCCTGGGGGCGAAGGAGCGGCGCGAGCGGGCCCGGGCGGCGCTCGCCAAGGTGCACCTGGAGCACCGCATGCACCACCGGCCCAACGAGCTGTCCGGCGGTCAGCGCCAGCGCGTGGCCATTGCCCGGGCGCTCGTGGCCGAGCCCTCCATGCTGCTGGCGGACGAGCCCACGGGCAACCTGGACTCGGCCACGGGCGAGGAGATCGTCCGCCTGTTCGAGGAGCTGCACCGCGCGGGCAACACGCTGGTGCTCGTCACGCACGAGCCCAAGCTGGCGGCGCGCTGTCCGCGGGCCATCCGCATCAGCGACGGGCAGATCGTCGCGGATGGGCCCGGGCGCGAGGTGGCCCTGGGCCATGGCGCTCCGCTGCAGGCGGTGGAGGGCGCATGA
- a CDS encoding YIP1 family protein codes for MLLDPLDATRVAVEAHRWVWPLLLLVLCVSASGMAFSLRWNASASVVQQLQMTGQLDRMTESELSEEIQSAPRKALIMGLLKGVLVMPLQTLLLAALLWVCAWLFDRSAPFGRLLSAAALAMLPIALYHLVFTICAFAQPSLSEARVQDLVPSSLAVLEGLSPKVERALRGVDFFNLWSVLLLGLGFSAATGMSRTRAVVLGCVLYMMFIGVVFVGLPGIAAAKMGGAA; via the coding sequence GTGCTTCTCGATCCGCTCGACGCGACACGCGTCGCGGTCGAGGCCCATCGCTGGGTGTGGCCCCTGCTGCTGCTCGTCCTCTGTGTGTCCGCCTCGGGCATGGCGTTCTCCCTGCGCTGGAACGCGAGCGCCTCGGTGGTGCAGCAGTTGCAGATGACGGGCCAACTCGATCGGATGACGGAGAGCGAGCTGTCCGAGGAGATCCAGAGCGCTCCGCGCAAGGCGCTGATCATGGGCCTCCTCAAGGGAGTGCTCGTCATGCCGCTGCAGACGCTGCTCCTGGCGGCGCTGCTGTGGGTGTGCGCGTGGCTGTTCGACCGGAGCGCTCCCTTTGGCCGGCTGCTGTCGGCGGCGGCGCTGGCGATGCTGCCCATCGCGCTCTACCACCTCGTCTTCACGATCTGTGCCTTCGCCCAACCCTCCCTGTCCGAGGCGCGCGTGCAGGATCTGGTGCCCTCGAGCCTGGCCGTGCTGGAGGGCCTGTCGCCCAAGGTGGAGCGGGCGCTGCGCGGGGTGGACTTCTTCAACCTGTGGAGCGTGTTGCTGCTCGGGCTGGGCTTCTCCGCGGCCACGGGCATGAGCCGGACCCGGGCGGTGGTGCTCGGGTGCGTCCTCTATATGATGTTCATCGGCGTGGTCTTCGTGGGGCTGCCCGGCATCGCGGCGGCGAAGATGGGAGGTGCGGCATGA
- a CDS encoding AAA family ATPase, which translates to MVDSSDFAQVLHEASDIAQSVEHKLTSAHVLLALFTVENRAQLLLREKGVNEDNLLEQLPAHDAEQDGLVRTLCMRAREIAQSIGSREADCLHLLVAFTRVPCTARDLLAKTCSPLMNLANTALSYCVSGSTPRRYQPGRTNMPLTMPRPTRPPGSPPSAPPPSILAASVSRPLPPLRAPSRPALSPRDLIDEVHEDVAPPSPPAARAPSRTPAPVPPPAAPAPVTAPPPTAAPSTATPSTAAAPVAAPATPPAAPRPAPTPPPASRPAAPARSAAPLVLDEKRFPVLTSQGRNLSRLAQEGKLDPVVGRAKEIEEVIDVLGKRRTNNPCLLGEAGVGKTAVVEGVAQRLLELRGSLAEKILIELDMATLVAGTQLRGAFSEKLNALKEEVRRADGRVVVFIDEIHTLVGAGSTGEGPQDAANELKTAMARGEFPCIGATTHDEYRKFISQDPALERRFTPVVVHEPSVPETVEILQGIIGRYEDHHGLRYEPEALVAAASLASRYVTDRFMPDKAISVVDLAGSRCKREGKELVEAGDVARVVAKIAGIPEERLLMTDSARLLRLEADLGERVIGHEDAISRISRVIRRNYAGFASRRPMGSFLFLGPTGVGKTEMARALAEVLFGSKDLLVRLDMSEMSESHGVSRLIGSPAGYVGYGDGGQLTEPVRRRPSCVVVLDEIEKAHREVQLLLLQVLEEGRLTDGKGRHIDFSNTVIVLTTNLGAEAFHSKSRLLGFGNPLAKSATPAGDMDAASNAARQAMPPELWNRIDERLPFRPLGEADVARIATLLLDESRKRLATEKSIEYVAGPDVVELLMKSGGFDPKLGARPMRQVVQRLVEAPLAERILAGEFMTGDRVRVSVQAGELQFQREER; encoded by the coding sequence ATGGTCGACAGCTCGGATTTCGCTCAGGTACTCCACGAAGCCTCGGACATCGCCCAGAGCGTTGAGCACAAGCTCACCTCTGCGCACGTGCTGCTGGCTCTCTTCACGGTGGAGAACCGGGCTCAGTTGCTCCTTCGGGAAAAAGGGGTCAACGAGGACAACCTCCTGGAGCAACTGCCGGCGCACGACGCGGAGCAGGACGGTCTGGTGCGCACCCTGTGCATGCGGGCGCGGGAGATCGCCCAGAGCATCGGCTCGCGCGAGGCGGACTGCCTGCACCTGCTGGTGGCGTTCACGCGCGTGCCCTGCACCGCGAGGGATCTGCTGGCCAAGACGTGCTCGCCGTTGATGAACCTGGCCAACACGGCGCTCTCCTACTGCGTCAGTGGGAGCACGCCCCGGCGCTACCAGCCGGGCCGCACGAACATGCCCCTGACGATGCCCCGGCCCACCCGGCCTCCGGGCTCGCCCCCCTCGGCTCCCCCTCCCTCCATCCTCGCCGCGAGCGTGTCGCGCCCCCTGCCCCCCCTGCGCGCGCCATCCCGGCCCGCCCTCTCCCCGCGAGATCTCATCGACGAGGTGCACGAGGACGTGGCGCCCCCCTCGCCGCCCGCGGCCCGCGCTCCCTCGCGCACCCCCGCGCCCGTTCCCCCTCCGGCGGCACCCGCTCCCGTGACGGCACCGCCCCCGACGGCGGCTCCCTCGACGGCCACGCCCTCGACGGCAGCCGCCCCCGTGGCCGCTCCGGCCACCCCTCCGGCGGCCCCCCGCCCCGCTCCCACGCCTCCGCCCGCCTCCCGTCCGGCGGCTCCGGCCCGCTCCGCCGCGCCCCTGGTGCTCGACGAGAAGCGCTTCCCCGTGCTCACCTCGCAGGGCCGCAACCTGAGCCGGCTCGCCCAGGAGGGAAAGCTGGACCCGGTGGTGGGCCGTGCCAAGGAGATCGAGGAAGTCATCGACGTGCTCGGCAAGCGGCGCACCAACAACCCGTGCCTGCTGGGCGAAGCGGGCGTGGGCAAGACGGCGGTGGTGGAGGGCGTGGCTCAGCGCCTCCTGGAGCTGCGCGGCAGCCTCGCGGAGAAAATTCTCATCGAGCTGGACATGGCCACGCTGGTGGCGGGCACCCAGTTGCGCGGCGCCTTCTCCGAGAAGCTCAACGCCCTCAAGGAAGAGGTGCGGCGGGCGGACGGCCGCGTGGTGGTGTTCATCGATGAGATCCACACGCTGGTGGGCGCGGGCTCCACGGGAGAGGGACCCCAGGACGCCGCCAACGAGCTGAAGACGGCCATGGCGCGGGGGGAGTTTCCCTGTATCGGCGCCACCACGCACGACGAGTACCGCAAGTTCATCTCGCAGGATCCGGCGCTCGAGCGGCGCTTCACCCCCGTGGTGGTGCACGAGCCGTCGGTGCCGGAGACGGTGGAGATCCTCCAGGGCATCATCGGCCGCTACGAGGACCACCACGGCCTGCGCTACGAGCCCGAGGCGCTGGTGGCCGCCGCGTCGCTGGCGTCGCGCTACGTGACGGACAGGTTCATGCCGGACAAGGCCATCTCCGTGGTGGACCTGGCCGGCTCGCGGTGCAAGCGCGAGGGCAAGGAGCTGGTGGAGGCCGGGGACGTGGCGCGCGTGGTGGCGAAGATCGCCGGCATCCCCGAGGAGCGCCTGTTGATGACGGACTCGGCGCGGCTGTTGCGGCTGGAGGCGGACCTGGGCGAGCGCGTCATCGGCCACGAGGACGCCATCTCCCGCATCTCGCGTGTCATCCGCCGCAACTACGCGGGCTTCGCCTCGCGCCGGCCCATGGGCTCCTTCCTCTTCCTCGGCCCCACGGGCGTGGGCAAGACGGAGATGGCGCGCGCGCTGGCCGAGGTGCTCTTCGGCAGCAAGGACCTGCTGGTGCGTCTGGACATGAGCGAGATGTCCGAGAGCCATGGCGTCTCGCGCCTCATCGGCTCACCCGCGGGCTACGTGGGCTATGGGGACGGGGGGCAGCTCACCGAGCCGGTGCGCCGCCGCCCCTCGTGCGTGGTGGTGCTGGACGAGATCGAGAAGGCCCACCGCGAGGTGCAGCTCCTGCTGCTCCAGGTGCTCGAGGAAGGCCGGCTGACGGACGGCAAGGGAAGGCACATCGACTTCTCCAACACCGTCATCGTCCTCACGACGAACCTGGGCGCGGAGGCCTTCCACAGCAAGAGCCGGCTGCTCGGCTTCGGCAATCCGCTGGCCAAGAGCGCCACGCCCGCGGGCGACATGGACGCGGCGAGCAACGCCGCGCGCCAGGCGATGCCGCCGGAGCTGTGGAACCGCATCGACGAGCGGCTCCCCTTCCGTCCCCTGGGCGAGGCGGACGTGGCGCGCATCGCCACCCTGCTCCTGGACGAGAGCCGCAAGCGGCTCGCCACGGAGAAGAGCATCGAGTACGTGGCCGGGCCGGACGTGGTGGAGCTGCTCATGAAGTCGGGCGGGTTCGATCCGAAGCTGGGCGCCCGGCCGATGCGCCAGGTGGTGCAGCGGCTGGTGGAGGCCCCCCTGGCCGAGCGCATCCTCGCGGGCGAGTTCATGACGGGCGACCGTGTGCGGGTGAGCGTGCAGGCCGGGGAGTTGCAGTTCCAGCGCGAGGAGCGTTGA
- a CDS encoding efflux RND transporter periplasmic adaptor subunit, whose product MKWWKAVIAGGLFLGAAAITAGGLKDRPPPSVEAQLTKARKGGITRTITGAGKVQAATTVKISSNLSGDLVELKVREGERVSKGQVLGRIDPRRYAAGVKQAQAAQAAARSDAQVVQVEVDRTNAELARVEALANKQLASAAELDQARSTRDAAVVRLAAAQQRLSQASAVYEEQSNNLAQTTLLSPIDGNVIELSREVGERVRGSDLSEDVVMTIAALNVMEVKFEVGEHEVVHLKPGQPAEITVDALEGESYEGAVVDIAQKALIKNPGTESEVTSFPVTVALSTRPPRVLPGMSAEVRISAEVHNDTVLVPIQAVTVRPEKSLPDYKPPVEGGLTAPHRAESLAKVVFVVDADNKAQARRVRTGIASDTDLEILEGIQEGDRVVEGPYRTLSKELKSGDLVREPMLGGPGGGKS is encoded by the coding sequence ATGAAGTGGTGGAAGGCGGTCATCGCGGGCGGTTTGTTCCTCGGGGCGGCGGCCATCACCGCGGGAGGGCTGAAGGACAGGCCTCCTCCCTCGGTGGAGGCCCAGTTGACGAAGGCCCGCAAGGGCGGAATCACCCGCACCATCACCGGCGCCGGCAAGGTCCAGGCGGCGACCACGGTGAAGATCTCCTCCAATCTCTCCGGAGACCTGGTGGAGCTGAAGGTGCGGGAAGGAGAGCGGGTGTCCAAGGGTCAGGTGCTCGGCCGCATCGATCCGCGCCGGTACGCGGCCGGGGTGAAGCAGGCCCAGGCGGCGCAGGCCGCGGCGCGCTCGGACGCGCAGGTCGTCCAGGTGGAAGTGGATCGCACCAACGCGGAGCTCGCGCGCGTGGAGGCGCTGGCGAACAAGCAGCTCGCCTCGGCGGCCGAGCTGGATCAGGCCAGGTCCACGCGGGACGCGGCCGTGGTGCGGCTGGCGGCGGCGCAGCAGCGTCTGTCCCAGGCGTCCGCCGTGTACGAGGAGCAGAGCAACAACCTCGCCCAGACGACGCTCCTGTCGCCCATCGACGGCAACGTCATCGAATTGTCGCGCGAGGTGGGTGAGCGCGTGCGCGGCTCGGACCTGTCCGAGGACGTGGTGATGACCATCGCCGCGCTCAACGTGATGGAGGTGAAGTTCGAGGTGGGCGAGCACGAGGTGGTGCACCTCAAGCCCGGCCAGCCGGCGGAGATCACCGTGGACGCGCTCGAGGGCGAGTCCTACGAGGGCGCGGTGGTGGACATCGCCCAGAAGGCGCTCATCAAGAACCCGGGCACCGAGTCGGAGGTGACGAGCTTCCCGGTGACGGTGGCGCTGAGCACGCGGCCGCCCCGGGTGTTGCCGGGCATGAGCGCCGAGGTGCGCATCTCCGCCGAGGTGCACAACGACACGGTGCTCGTCCCCATCCAGGCGGTGACGGTGCGGCCGGAGAAGAGCCTGCCGGACTACAAGCCGCCGGTGGAGGGCGGCCTGACGGCGCCCCACCGCGCGGAGTCGCTCGCCAAGGTGGTCTTCGTGGTGGACGCGGACAACAAGGCGCAGGCGCGCCGGGTGCGCACGGGCATCGCCTCGGACACGGACCTGGAGATCCTCGAGGGCATCCAGGAGGGGGATCGCGTGGTGGAGGGCCCCTACCGCACGCTGTCCAAGGAGCTCAAGTCGGGAGATCTGGTGCGCGAGCCGATGCTGGGTGGGCCGGGTGGTGGCAAGTCGTGA
- the msrA gene encoding peptide-methionine (S)-S-oxide reductase MsrA has product MWQLLNPHKQKLPSPAEALPGRSTRMTVPARHHVNGTPLEGPLPEGMQEAILGLGCFWGAERKFWQTPGVYSTSVGYAGGLTPNPTYEEVCSGRTGHTEVVRVVFDPRKLSFEALLKVFWENHDPTQGMRQGNDTGTQYRSAIYWTTEEQHRQAEASREAYQKVLAQAGYGPITTEVRQAPEYYYAEDYHQQYLAKNPNGYCGLGGTGVSCPVGVAAAP; this is encoded by the coding sequence ATGTGGCAACTCCTCAATCCCCACAAGCAGAAGCTCCCCAGCCCGGCGGAGGCCCTTCCCGGCCGCTCCACCCGGATGACGGTCCCCGCCCGGCACCACGTCAACGGCACCCCCCTCGAGGGGCCCCTCCCCGAGGGCATGCAGGAGGCCATCCTCGGCCTGGGCTGCTTCTGGGGGGCCGAGCGCAAGTTCTGGCAGACCCCGGGCGTCTACTCCACGTCCGTGGGCTACGCCGGAGGTCTGACGCCCAACCCCACCTATGAAGAGGTGTGCTCGGGTCGCACCGGCCACACCGAGGTGGTGCGCGTGGTGTTCGATCCCCGGAAGCTCTCCTTCGAGGCGCTCTTGAAGGTCTTCTGGGAGAACCACGATCCCACCCAGGGCATGCGCCAGGGCAACGACACGGGCACCCAGTACCGCTCGGCCATCTACTGGACCACCGAGGAGCAGCACCGGCAGGCGGAGGCCTCGCGCGAGGCGTACCAGAAGGTGCTCGCCCAGGCGGGCTACGGGCCCATCACCACGGAAGTGCGCCAGGCGCCCGAGTACTACTACGCCGAGGACTACCACCAGCAGTACCTGGCGAAGAACCCGAACGGGTACTGCGGCCTGGGCGGCACGGGCGTGAGCTGCCCGGTGGGCGTGGCGGCCGCGCCGTAG
- a CDS encoding TolC family protein → MNALMLAAVLAAAPTPIQLEEARARSRENTQSLTALLQVAVAEQDVRIARSSLLPQVGLQVGATGVYAGPSRSYNVVPSPGGGYVNQPVDVPAASFLDYGVAVSIRQVIYDRSIWARLEQSGAQLESQRGQALEDRDASELEGIQRFFLLYRTQATIQVLQANVKRSEEQLERARAMFEAGRVGKAEELSAQVNLGNDRIAVVTQLSQLAGNQVQLATWLALPGAEEVAAVEPELLRQTPAPAIPLSQALEEARARRPLLVALREQLRASELQESIAHAGFLPQLSLSVDLQRGGPDADIVFLQPRLQNSVRGGIALSWDLFNGWATTAQQGRARAQSRVAELNLRQAERDLEGQVRQAHATLEAQIVATELAEANRKAAADALALASERFNAGVSSTLEVRDAQLKLTQAELTLLENRIDVEIARFALMRAMGTLNPGEAK, encoded by the coding sequence ATGAACGCGCTCATGCTCGCGGCGGTGCTCGCCGCCGCTCCCACGCCCATCCAGCTCGAGGAGGCGCGGGCCCGCAGCCGGGAGAACACCCAGTCGCTCACGGCCCTGCTCCAGGTGGCCGTCGCCGAGCAGGATGTGCGCATCGCGCGCTCCTCGCTGCTGCCCCAGGTGGGCCTCCAGGTGGGGGCGACGGGCGTGTACGCGGGTCCCTCGCGCAGCTACAACGTCGTGCCCTCGCCGGGGGGTGGCTACGTGAACCAGCCGGTGGACGTGCCAGCGGCGTCCTTCTTGGACTACGGCGTGGCCGTGTCCATCCGCCAGGTCATCTATGACCGGTCCATCTGGGCGCGGCTGGAGCAGAGCGGCGCCCAGCTCGAGTCGCAGCGGGGCCAGGCGCTGGAGGATCGGGACGCCAGCGAGCTGGAGGGCATCCAGCGCTTCTTCCTGCTCTACCGCACCCAGGCCACCATCCAGGTGCTGCAGGCCAACGTGAAGCGCAGCGAGGAGCAGCTCGAGCGCGCCCGGGCGATGTTCGAGGCGGGCCGGGTGGGCAAGGCCGAGGAGCTGTCCGCGCAGGTGAACCTGGGCAACGACCGCATCGCCGTGGTGACGCAGCTGTCCCAGCTCGCGGGCAACCAGGTGCAGCTCGCCACGTGGCTGGCCCTGCCGGGTGCCGAGGAGGTGGCGGCGGTGGAGCCGGAGCTGCTGCGCCAGACCCCCGCGCCGGCCATTCCCCTGTCGCAAGCGCTCGAGGAGGCGCGGGCCCGCCGTCCGCTGTTGGTGGCGCTGCGCGAGCAACTGCGCGCCTCGGAGCTCCAGGAGAGCATCGCCCACGCGGGCTTCCTGCCGCAGCTGTCCCTCTCCGTGGACTTGCAGCGCGGGGGTCCGGACGCGGACATCGTCTTCCTCCAGCCGCGGTTGCAGAACTCGGTGCGCGGGGGCATCGCGCTGTCGTGGGATTTGTTCAACGGCTGGGCCACGACGGCGCAGCAGGGCCGGGCCCGCGCCCAGAGCCGGGTGGCCGAGCTGAACCTGCGGCAGGCGGAGCGGGATCTGGAAGGGCAGGTGCGCCAGGCGCATGCGACGCTGGAGGCGCAGATCGTCGCCACCGAGCTGGCCGAGGCCAACCGCAAGGCGGCCGCCGATGCCCTGGCGCTCGCCAGCGAGCGCTTCAACGCGGGCGTCAGCTCGACGCTCGAGGTGCGCGACGCGCAGCTCAAGCTCACGCAGGCGGAGCTGACCCTGCTCGAGAACAGGATTGATGTGGAGATCGCCCGTTTCGCGCTGATGCGCGCCATGGGAACGCTGAATCCGGGAGAAGCGAAATGA